In one window of Candidatus Omnitrophota bacterium DNA:
- a CDS encoding YceK/YidQ family lipoprotein translates to MKKIFIILILVIFVLISMMSAYFHRAKKDSYPIYQEIYPSLSGDLACLMSFINKTYDPLLTGIEHLVFTVALLDVPFAAISDTALLPYDIFQTMCNTHRVTKLLNKYYPGFKISRNPHAAKDSGAYFSLISPSGEKIVFERFAEKSPNIFISPQLNKFLDQNKIQILNEKQAEEIITIIDAVIYNFSITDWWKYQVERKDNSWIIIRIDKKTGQVRLGNEDRLQLDSKGFLQKVTMVISDYGL, encoded by the coding sequence ATGAAAAAAATATTTATAATCCTAATACTTGTGATTTTTGTGCTTATTAGTATGATGTCTGCCTACTTTCATCGTGCAAAAAAAGATTCTTATCCAATATATCAGGAAATATATCCTTCCCTAAGTGGTGATCTTGCGTGCCTAATGTCATTTATCAATAAAACTTACGATCCATTGCTTACCGGAATAGAGCATTTAGTGTTTACGGTTGCCTTATTGGATGTTCCATTTGCCGCAATTTCTGACACAGCCCTCTTACCATACGATATTTTCCAAACGATGTGCAACACACACCGTGTAACGAAATTGCTAAATAAGTATTATCCTGGTTTCAAAATATCAAGAAATCCGCATGCAGCTAAAGATAGTGGTGCATATTTTAGTTTGATTTCGCCTTCCGGGGAGAAAATAGTTTTTGAACGTTTTGCTGAAAAAAGTCCGAATATTTTCATCAGCCCCCAATTAAACAAATTTTTAGACCAAAATAAAATACAGATTTTAAACGAAAAACAAGCCGAAGAGATTATAACAATAATCGATGCCGTGATTTATAATTTTTCAATTACTGATTGGTGGAAATACCAAGTTGAACGAAAAGATAATAGTTGGATTATTATACGAATTGACAAAAAAACTGGACAGGTCAGGCTCGGAAATGAGGATCGGTTACAGTTAGATAGCAAAGGATTTTTACAGAAAGTTACGATGGTTATATCCGATTACGGGCTATGA